The following proteins are encoded in a genomic region of Brachypodium distachyon strain Bd21 chromosome 1, Brachypodium_distachyon_v3.0, whole genome shotgun sequence:
- the LOC100827323 gene encoding two-component response regulator ORR41, with product MDRRRIRVLLVEDEEIHRVVARAVLRGAGADVDEAENGAEAVRLVRERIGGGGGGAYDLILTDRQMPVMDGHEATRRIRAMGVATPIVAVSSDCLPSDVHAFTAAGADDFTPKPLTKEKLGHILAKFQLA from the exons ATGGATCGGAGGAGGATCAGGGTGCTCCtggtggaggacgaggagatccACAGG GTTGTGGCGAGAGCGGTGCTGAGGGGTGCCGGCGCCGACGTGGACGAGGCGGAGAacggcgcggaggcggtgcgCCTCGTGCGCGAgcgcatcggcggcggcggcggcggcgcgtacGACCTGATCCTCACGGACAGGCAGATGCCGGTCATGGACGGCCACGAG gcgaCGAGGCGGATCCGGGCCATGGGTGTGGCCACGCCCATCGTCGCCGTGTCCAGCGACTGCCTCCCGTCGGACGTCCACGCgttcaccgccgccggcgcagaCGACTTCACGCCCAAG CCGCTGACCAAGGAGAAGCTGGGCCACATCCTTGCCAAGTTCCAGCTTGCTTAA